CCGCGCGATTGGCCATCGCCGAAGCTCCGATCCCGCAAATCGCGGCGAGAGGAAGCGAATCGCGGCTACCACGTGCCCGCTCGGCTCACGCGATTGCTTTCTGAATTGCGCGCCGCACGCCGAACGGTGGCCGAACCACCATGAGGCCGCTTCGCGTGACGCGACGCTCTCGCGTAGGCCGCAATCCGGTTGATCCTAATTTTTCATGAAACATCGAAGCGAAACGGATCAGGTGCCGCTGCATGGATCGCCTGCAGGTCCGAGCGCCAGAGGTGTCCTTGGATAAGGAGGACTCCGGCATCCGCTTGGTCGTGCGAGCACGCTCCAAGGGACGGCCGGGTGTGGGCGAGACGGACCGAGGGTTCCGGCCCACGCGCCGATGCGGCGCCCTCGCCGGGGCTTTTCCGAGGAGTCCGGGTTGACCGTTCGGGTTCGCAAGACGAGATATCGCTCTCGACGAAGCTGGCTCTCCCAGCAAAACAGCTAAGGCACCACCTCCCGGAACCGAGCCATGCCCTATGGGCCCGTCGGCACCGAGTTGACCGCCGGGTCCGCGGGCAGCGTCTCGCGATCGGGCAAGGAACGTTGGTCGGACCGAGAGCGACGCCCGGGTGGCAAGTGAACGGAGGTCCGGGGAGCGGCGCCGCGTGTCGAACCATCTCGTCTTACTGATGGAAATTCGCCGGCCCGCCACCATCGGTCTGGCGCTCAGGCGGGCGATGCCGCCCGCGACCTCCATTAGGCGCCCGCGGGTGCCGCGACGGTGACGTTCTCCACCGCAGGCTGCCCGAAAACCGCGGTCTTGCCTCCGCGGGGAGCACGTTCACAAGCAGGGGATCGACCTTCCGCCGAGACTCACGGGCGGCGGGCAATCGGGCTCTCTTGGCCAAGGAACGGCCGACGCGATGCGAGGGAGGTCGCGCGGACCGGCGAAAAGCCTCCGGCGTGAAGAGCGGGGACTCGTCGCAAGGTGTCCCGCGGCGGTGCGAACCGACGACCGGCATGTCGAAGGAAGAATGCTCGGGACCTCTCTTGGCGGCCCGCGAGAAGACCGCGCGCAAGTCCAGAATCTCCCGCCGCCGGGGCCCCGCCACCGGCGACAGGGGGAACTCCCGGCCGACGGGGAGATCGAGTCGCCGCCGGGCGCGGGCCGATCGACCACGGGACCGGCGGCGTTTTGGCCGGTGACGGCGCCATACCTTCGGACCGCGGCCTGTTGCCGGCCGGCCTCGCGCTTTCGGGCGGAAAGCCCGGGCCGGCCGGATCCGATGAGGCAGCGGGCCTGGTATCCGATCACCTGGGCTGACCGAATGGGGTGGGGACGGCCGGCCGCGGGCCTGTCTTCCGGGCGGCTCCCGGGCCGATCCGGCGCTTCCGGAGGGCGCACCGGGTGCCGCGCGCCGGCGAGAGCAGGGCCTCCAGCGTTTCCGCCGCCGATCCCCCCACAGTGCTCGAAACGCCGGGTGGGCGGCCCGGTGGGGAAACACCGCAGCGCCGGGGCCGAGGCGGGCACCGCGGCGAAAAGGGTTGCCGCCGGGTGCCGTACGCGGTACAAGCTACCGGCGATGAGGAACCACACGTCGGAACGGGGAATCACGAAGACCACTCCGCGGGGCTGGTGGTGGCGTACCGCCCATGCGGAGGGGGGTTCGCCCCGGTCCTGACGCCTGCGCTCGACCTGCTGACCCACCTCCGAGAGCCCCGGGGGTGGGTCTTTTGGTGCCGGCCTCCGGGGCTCCCGGTCGAAGGGAGCCGCGATGCAGCCGCCGTTCGACATCGCCGCCGATCTCGACACGCCCGTTTCGGCCTACCGCAAGCTGGCGCCCTTCCGGCCGCGATTCCTGCTGGAGAGCGTGGAGGGGGGCGAGCGGCTCGCGCGCTACTCCTTCATCGGATTCGGTGACGGCCTGGAGGTCAGGCTGCACGCCGGCGGGCTGACGGTGGGCGGCAAGAGCCGCCCCCGGCCGGGGGGAGCCGGCGAGCTGCTCTCGGCGCTCCGCGACGCGTTGGCGCGGGCGCCGAAACCGGGCGCGGGGCTCTCGGGAGTCCCTTTCACCGGCGGGCTGGTGGGTTGCGCCGCCTACGACCTCGTGCGCTTCTTCGAGCCGCTCCCCGAGCCGGCGCACAAGCCACCGGCGGGCCCGGACGCTCTTTTCTTCGCGCCCCGGTCCGTTCTCGTCTTCGACCATCTGACCCGCCGCGCCGCGCTCCTGCATGACGGTCCGGAGTCGGATCGCGCGGCGCTCCGAAAGGAAGTGATCGCGGCGCTGCGCAGCGCGGTCCCGCCTTCCTCTCCCGGCGCCAAGCACGCTCCGCCGGAGCCCAGCCTGTCGCCGGCGGCTTTCCGGGAGGCGGTACGGCGCGCGAAGGGACACATCGCCGCCGGCGACGTCTACCAGCTCGTCCTCTCGGTCCGATTCGAAGGGGCCTGCGACGTGGTCCCGTTCGAGGTCTATCGCGCGCTCCGGTTGCTGAACCCGTCTCCGTACATGTACTTCCTGGAGACGGGAGAGGCGGCGATCGTGGGTTCCTCACCCGAAGCTCTCGTCAGGTTGCAAGGAAGACAGGCCGCGCTGCGCCCGATCGCCGGCACGCGTCCCCGCGGCGCGGACGACGAAGAGGACGCCCGTCTGGAGCGCGAGCTGCTGGCCGACGAGAAGGAGGCCGCCGAGCACGTGATGCTGGTCGATCTCGCCCGCAACGATCTCGGCCGCGTGGCGGTCGGGGGAAGCGTGCGCGTCGATCCGTACCGCACGATCGAGCGCTACAGCCACGTGATGCACCTCGTCAGCGGCGTGCGCGGTGTACTGGCTCCGGACAAGGACGCGTTCGACCTGTTCGCGGCGTCTTTTCCCGCTGGCACCGTCGTCGGCGCTCCGAAGGTGCGCGCGATGCAACTCATCGACGAGATCGAGCCGGTTCGGCGCGGATTCTACGCCGGCACCGTCGGCTACTTCGGCGCGGGCGGCGGGATGGACCAGGCGATCGCCATCCGAACGATCGTTCTCTCGCAGGGGCGCTACCGCTACCAGGCCGGTGCCGGGATCGTGGCCGACAGCGATCCCGCGCGCGAGCACGAGGAGGTGCTGGCGAAGAGTGCGGCCCTCGAGTCGGCGCTCGTGCTCGCGGAGGAGGGGTTGTGAGCGCGCACGTGCTGTTGATCGACAACTACGACTCGTTCACCTACAACCTCGTCCAGGCGCTGCTCGTCCTCGGAGCGCGCGTGACCGTGCGGCGCAACGACGCGATCGACGTCGAGGGAGCGCTGGCGCTCGACCCGACTCACGTGGTGATCTCACCCGGCCCGGGGAGGCCGGAGCACGCGGGCGTGACGCCGGCCGTCATCGAGGCCTTCCTCGGCAGGCGGCCGTTGCTCGGCGTCTGCCTCGGCCACCAGGCGCTGGCGCACGTGCTCGGGGGGCGCATCACGCGCGCGCAGCGGCTGATGCACGGCAAGGCCTCGCCCGTCTACCACGACGGCCGCACCCTCTATCAGGGCCTGCCGAACCCGTTCGAGGCGGGGCGCTACCACTCGCTGGCGGTGAGGGAAGAGGACCTGCCGGCCGATCTCGCCGTCACCGCGTACACCTCGGACGGGGAGGTCATGGGCGTCCGCCACAAGACGTTCCCGGCCGAGGGCGTGCAGTTCCACCCGGAGAGCGTGCTGACGCCGGAGGGGGACCGCCTGTTGCGGAACTTCCTCGACCTGGAGCCGGCGGAGGGCAGCGGCCGATGACGGGGCTGCTCGACCGGTTGCTCGACGGCGCCCGGCTCTCCGAGGCGGAGGCCGCCGCGCTCCTGCGGCGCCTCGCCGACGAGACGACTCCCCCGGCCGTCTCCGGGGCCGTGCTGGCCGCCCTTCGGCTGCGGGGCGTGACGGCGGCCGAGCTTCGCGGCTTCGCGCGGGCGATGAGAGAGCTCGCGCGCCGGCCGGCGATCGCGCGCGACGGATGCGCCGACGTCGTCGGCACCGGAGGTGACGGATCGGGAAGCCTCAACCTGTCCACCGGTACCGCGCTGCTCGCCGCGGCCTGCGGCGTGCCCGTCGTCAAGCACGGGAACCGCTCGATCTCGAGCCGCTGCGGCAGCGCGGACGTCCTCGAGGCGCTCGGGCTGCCGCTGCCCCTCGACGAAGAAGCCGCGGCGGCCTGCCTCGAGGAGACCGGGTTCACGTTCCTCTTCGCGCCGCACTACCACCCCGCCATGAGGGCGATCGGCCCGGTGCGCCGGGCCCTCGGCGTCCGGACGGTTTTCAACATCCTCGGGCCGCTGACCAATCCGGCGGCACCCGCGTATCACCTGATCGGTGCCTATGACGCGAAGATCGCGCGACTGATGGCGGAAGCGCTCAGCGGCCTGCCGATCGCGCGCGGGTTCGTCGTCCACGGAGCGGCCGGCTGGGACGAGCCGACGCCGATCGGCCCGTTCCTGCTGTTCGACGTCCGGCCCGGGAAGGTGGAGGAGCGGCGGGTCGACCCGCTCGACCTGGGCGTCGCGAGGTGCGCTCCGGCCGATCTCGCGGGAGGGGACGCGAGGGAGAACGCCGTGCGGCTGCGAGCGGCGCTGCGGGGAGAGGAAGGGGGCGCTCACCTCGACGCCCTCGTACTCGGGGCGGGCCTCGTTCTCGAGCTGACCGGGCGCGAGCCCGATCTCGGCGCCGGCATGGAGCGGGCGCGAGCGGCCGTCGCCGACGGGGCCGCCGCGCGCCTTCTGGAGGCGATCGCCGATTTCGGCCGGAGGGTCGCGTGAACGGCCCGGTTCGCCGCGAGGGCCCTCCGGTCCCGCAGGCGGGGCGGCCCGCCCGCGGGACCGCGCCCGTTCGGAGGAGCGCCGGATGAGTTATGGCTTTCTCGACCGGATGGCGCGCGCTTCCGCCGCCCGCGCGCGCGCCGCGAAGGCGCGCGAGCCGCTCGGCGCCCTGATCCGCCGCGCGCGCGGCCGGCCGGCACCCCCTCCGCTGCGCCTTTCGCCGGATGGGTTCGACCTGATCGCGGAGGTGAAGTGGCGCAGCCCTTCCGCGGGGCCGCTCGCCGAGATTCCGCCGGAAGACCGGCGTGCCGCCGCGGCCGAGCGGGCCCGCCGCTACGCGAGCGCCGGCGCGGCGGCCGTGTCGGTGCTGACCGAGCCGGAAGCGTTCGGCGGCGGGCTCGATCAGCTCGCGGCGGCCGCGGCGGCGGCGGGCGTGCCGGTGATGCGCAAGGATTTCCTGGTCGATCCGTACCAGGTATGGGAGGCGCGCGCCGCCGGAGCGGGCGGCGTGCTGTTGATCGCCCGGCTCCTCGAGGGCGCCCTCCTGGGCGAGATGCTGGAGGCGGCGCGCGAAGCGGGTCTGTTCGCTCTCGTCGAGTGCTTCGACCCCGACGAACTCGACCGCGTCCGGGGCTCCGCAGAGGCGGTGCGCTTCCCTCCGGCTCCGGCGTCGCCGGCTGCGAAGGCCGGTCCGGACGGCGGTCCCGAGCGGCCCTTTCGGTCCCTCGCGGGTCCCGCCCCTCGACCGGAGACGACGCCGGACGCGGGGGAGAGGGCGGAAGCGGACCTCGGCCGGCCCGGCGGGGCGATTCCCCGAGCCGGGGGGCCTGTCCCCCGGATCGTCCCGCGGCGCTCCCGGAGCCGCGGGAACCCCCGCCGCGCGGACCCGGAGGACAACTCCCGCCTTCCGGAGCGCTTCGCGGGGCTCTTCCCGTTGTGGGGAATCAACGCGCGCGACCTCGCCACGCTGCGCTGCCGGGGCGGAGTCTTCGAGGCCGCGATCGCCCGCTTCCCCGCGGGCGCGGTCCGCGTGGCGGAGAGCGCGATCGGCTCCGCAGCGGATGCCGCACGGGTCGCGCGGCTCGGTTACGATGCCGCCCTCGTGGGGACGGCGCTCATGCGGGCGCCGGACCCGGAACGGCTGATCGAGGAGATGCTCGCGGCCGGCAGGGCCGCGCGGAGGAATCGCGGATGCACGTCCGGGTGAAAATCTGCGGCATCACCGACGCGGCCGCGCTGCGCGCCGCCGTCGAGGGAGGTGCGGACGCGGTCGGGTTCGTCTTCGCCGGCTCGCCACGAGCCGTGATCCCGCACGTCGCCGCCGCCCTGGCCGACTCGCTTCCCCCCTACGTTTCGCCGGTCGCCGTCTTCGCGCGGCCCACCCGTGAGGAACTCTCGGCGGTGCTGGAGGTTTTCCGTCCCGACTGGATCCAGGCCGACTTCGAGGCGGAGGGCGGCGTTCCGCCCCGCTATCGCTCCCGCTTCCTGCCGGTGTTCCGCGCGAGGCCGGGGATCGAAGAGGAGGTCGAGCGTTACCTGGGCGCGTCGCCGCCGGCCGGCGGAGCCTTCGTCCTCGACGGCCCGGTCAGCGGCTCCGGAGAGCCCGTGGACTGGGAGACGGCTTCGCGCCTGGCGCGGCGTGCGCCGCTCGTCCTGGCTGGAGGCCTCACTCCGGAGAACGTGGGTGAGGCGATCCGGACCGTGCGCCCGTACGCGGTCGACGTCAGCAGCGGCGTCGAATCGGAACCGGGCCGGAAGGATCCGGCGAAGATCGCCGCCTTCCTCGAGGCCGTCCGCGAGGCGGAACGAGAGCTGAGAGGCGAGCAGGCATGATCGCCCGCCCCCGCATCGCCGCGGCCGAGCGTGAACGCCTCCTGGCCGAACTCGTCGAAGGTCGCCTCCCCGACGAGCGCGGGCGGTTCGGGCCCTTCGGCGGCCGCTTCGTTCCCGAGACGCTGATGCCGGCGCTCCAGCGGATCGAGGAGGGAGCCAGGCGCCTGCTGGGCGATCCCGGCTTCCGCAGCGAGCTCGAGGGTGAGCTCCGGGCGTGGGTCGGGCGCCCCACCCCGTTGACGCCGGCCCGGCGCCTGGGCGAGGCATGGGGTTGCGACCTCTGGCTCAAGCGTGAGGACCTGGCGCACACCGGGGCGCACAAGATCAACAACGCGCTCGGCCAGGCGCTCATCGCCAGGCATGTCGGGGCGCGCCGCGTGGTCGCCGAGACCGGCGCGGGCCAGCACGGCGTCGCCGCCGCCGCGGCCTGCGCGCGGGTCGGCCTTCCGTGCCGCGTCTACATGGGGGCCGTCGACGTCGAGCGCCAGGCCCCCAACGTCGACCGGATGGAGCGCCTCGGCGCGGAGGTCGTTCCGGTCCGCACGGGGGACGCGACGCTGCGGGCCGCGATCGACGAGGCGCTGCGCGACTGGGTGTCCGACCCGGAGGAGACGTACTACCTGCTGGGCTCGGCGGTCGGACCGCACCCGTACCCGTGGCTGGTCCGCGAACTGCAGGCGGTCATCGGCCGGGAGGCGCGCGACCAGATGCTGCGGGAGGCGGGCCGACTGCCGGACGCCGCCGTCGCCTGCGTCGGCGGCGGCTCGAACGCGATCGGCCTGTTCCACCCGTTCCTCGGCGACCGCGACGTCGATCTGGTCGGCGTGGAGGCCGGAGGGCGGAGCGAGGGGCTCGGGGCCCATGCGGCCACGGTGGTTCGCGGGACACCAGGGGTCCTTCACGGCAGCTACTCGCTGCTGCTCCAGACGGAGGAAGGCCAGGTCGTGGAGACCCACTCGATCTCGGCAGGGCTCGACTACCCGGGCGTCGGCCCGGAACACGCCCTCCTCGCGGCGATCGGGCGGGTGACCTACGTCACCGCGACCGACGAGGAGGCGCTGGAGGCTCTCGAGGCCTGTTGCCGCCACGAGGGAATCGTCCCGGCGCTCGAGAGCGCCCACGCGCTGGCCGGCGCGCGAAGGCTCGCCGGCGCCCGACCCGGCGCCGTCCTCCTCGTCGGGCTGTCCGGGCGGGGCGACAAGGACCTGCCGGCACTGGCGCGACGCCGTCGGGGGGGCGAGGGGTGAACGGCGGCGCGCGCATCGAACGGGCGATCCGGTCCGCCTCGCCGGCGCTCGTCGCCTTCCTGACCGGAGGCTTTCCCGACCGGGAGCGGTTCGCGGCGCTGCTGCCGCGGATGCGCGAAGCGGCCGACCTCGTGGAGGTCGGTGTGCCGTTCAGCGATCCGATGGCCGACGGGGTGACGATCCAACGGTCGAGCCGCGCCGCTCTCGAGAGAGGGGCCAACCTCGACACCATCCTGCGCGCGGTCGCCGACTCCGGCGGGCGCGCGCCGGTGCTGCTGATGAGCTACCTCAATCCGCTCCTCGCCGCCGGGTTCGAAGCCCTGGCCCGCCGCGCCGCGGAGGCGGGAGTTTCCGGGTTCATCGTGCCCGACCTCCCTCTCGAGGAATCGCAGCCTCTGCGCGAAGCGCTCGCCGGGGCGGGCCTGGGCCTCGTCCAGCTCGTCACCCCCGTGACCCCTCCGCCGCGCCTGGAGAGGCTCTGCCGCGCCAGCGACGGGTTCGTCTACGCCGTCACGGTCACGGGGACGACCGGCGGCACGGCCGCGCGCGATCCGGCCTCGTGGCACCGGCTCAACAGCTATCTCGACCGGGTGCGGGCCGTGTCGCCCCGGCCGGTGTGCGCCGGTTTCGGCATCCGCACCCCAGAGCACGCCGCGGCCCTCGGAGCGCATGCCGACGGGCTGATCGTCGGCTCGGCGTTGATCGAGGAGATCGAGGCGGGGCGCGACCCTGTCCGATTCGTCGAGGATCTGCGGGCTGCGCTCGACCGGCCTCGGAGGCCCGAACGATGATCGCGGTTCTCGAGAAGGGATGCCCGCTCAAGCTCAAGGCGGACGTCGTCCGCTTCGTCGAGGGGCAGGGCTACCGCGTCCAGGTGAGCGAGACCCCGGAGGGGCCGCTCGTCGGTGTCGTGGGGCAGGGCGCCGAGGCGCTCGCCGAGGCTCTGGCCGCCATGCCCGGCGTCGTGGAGGTGAGGCCGGTGGCTCCTCCTTACCCCCTGGTTTCGCGGGAGCATCATCCCGAACCGACGGTGGTGAAGGTCGGCGGGGTCGCGATCGGAGGGGAGCAGGTCGTCGCCATGGCCGGTCCCTGCTCCGTGGAATCGAAAGAGCAGCTTCTCGCCACGGCGCGCCACGTCGCCGCGGCCGGCGCCCGGGTGCTGCGCGGGGGCGCTTTCAAGCCCAGGTCGTCCCCGTACAGCTTCCAGGGGCTCGGCGAGCGCGGCCTCGAGCTGCTCGCGATGGCACGCGAGGCGACCGGCCTGGCGGTGGTGACCGAGGTCCTCGCCCCGGAGGACGTCGATCTCGTCGCCCGGTATGCCGACATCCTCCAGGTGGGCGCCCGCAACATGCAGAACTTCCGGCTGCTGTCGGCGGTGGGCGGCCAGCCGCACCCCGTCCTGCTCAAGCGCGGCATGATGGCGACGATCGAGGAGCTGCTGATGGCCGCGGAGTACATCGTCGCCGCGGGAAACCCGCGCGTGATCCTCTGCGAGCGTGGGATCCGCACCTTCGAGAAGGTGACGCGCAACACGTTCGACGTCGCCGCGGTTCCGGTTCTCAAGGAGCGCACGCACCTGCCGGTGATCGTCGATCCGTCGCACGCCTGCGGACTGCGCGAGTTCGTCATCCCCCTCGCGCGGGCGGGGATCGCCGCGGGCGCCGACGGGTTCATCGTCGAGGTCCACCCCGACCCCGACTCGGCCCTGAGCGATGGCCGGCAGAGCCTCACATTCGCGCAGTTCGACGAGCTGATGGCCGAGGTCGACCGGGTCGCCCGCGCCGTCGGCCGGACGCTCGCCCCGGCTCTCGGCTGATGGCGGCGCATGGCACGATCCGGCTCGAACCGGCGGAGAGGATCCTCGGGCGCCTTTCGGTGCCGGGCGACAAGTCGATCAGTCACCGCGCGCTGCTGTTCGCCGCCGTGGCGGGCGGGCGATCCCGGATCCGCGGACTCTCCCCCGGCGCCGACGTGGCGAGCACGCGGCGTGCGGTCGCACGCCTCGGGATCGCGGTCCGAGAAGAGGGCGGGGACGTCCTGGTCGAGGGGAGCGGCTGGCGCGGTCTCGACCGGGACCCGGGGCTCCCCGCGCTCGAACTGGACTGCGGGAACTCGGGGACGACCGCGCGCCTGCTGCTCGGGCTGCTGGCGGGACGGCGCGGGCGGTTCCGCCTGCACGGCGACGCCTCGCTGTCGCGCCGGCCGATGGACCGCGTGCTGCGACCGCTGGCCCGCTTCGGGCTCGATCCTCCCAGCGCAACCACGCTTCCGGTCGAGATCGTAGGGACACGCCTGCGCGGCGCCCGGGTCGATGCGGAGGTTCCGAGCGCGCAGGTGAAGGGAGCCCTGCTCCTCGCCGCTCTACAGGCGGAGGGAGAGAGCGAGATCCGCGTTCCCGGGCGCAGCCGCGACCACACGGAAAGGATGCTGGCGGCGCTCGGGGCGCCGGTGCGCACCGCGGGCGACGGCCGGATCTTCCGCGTCGCCGGCGGTGGAGCCGACCTCGAACCGTTCGATCTTGCCGTTCCGGGCGACCCTTCGTCGGCGGCGTTCTTCGTCGCGCTCGCCTGCGCGCGTCCCGGAAGCGAGCTGGTCGTGGAAGGGGTCTCCCTCAACCCGACCCGCCTCGGCTTCGTGCGCCTGCTGCGGCGGATGGGGGCGTCGATCGAGCAGATTCCCGGTCCGGAGCGGGCGATCGAGCCCGCCGGTACGCTGGTGGCCCGCGGCGGGCGCCTGCACGGCATCGCGATCGACGCCGGCGACGTGGCGGACGCGATCGACGAGATCCCGCTCCTCGCCGTGGTCGCCGCTGCGGCGGACGGGGAGACGGTGATCCGCGGGGCCGCGGAGCTCCGGCTGAAGGAGTCCGACCGCATTCGCGCCACCGCGGCGCTGCTGAGGGCGGCCGGGGCGCGGGCCGAAGAGTTCGAGGACGGCCTGGCCGTCCGCGGCGGCTCGCTCCGCGGCGGCGGCGAGGTCGATGCGGCGGGCGACCACCGGATCGCGATGAGCGCGGCGGTGGCGGCCGCGTTGGCGGAGCGCCCGCTGTCCCTTCGCGGAGCCGAGTGGGTCAGCATCTCCTACCCATCGTTCTTCGAGGACCTGGCGCGGCTGACCCGGTGAGCCGCGCCCCGCGGAGGACGCCGTGCTGCGGATCGCGCTGTTCGGTCACCCTGTCGGACACAGCCGTTCGGCCGAGCTGTTCGGCGCGCTGGCGGCGGCAGGCGGGCCGCCGGTCGATTACCGCCCCGTCGACGTGCCGCCGGGAGGGTTGCAGGAGGCGTTCGAACGGCTCAGGGCGGGCGAGTGGGACGGGGCCAACGTCACCATCCCTCACAAGGTCGAAGCGTGCAGGCTCGCAGACGAACTCGACGCCGCCGCCCGGGCCGCGGGTGCCGCCAACGTGCTCGTCCGGCGCGCCGGGCGGATCGCCGCGGCGAACACCGATGGCGCGGGATTTCTCGACGCGTTGCGACTGTTCCCGGAGCTCGGCTCGCTCCGGGGGCTTTCCGTACTGATCCTGGGGGCGGGCGGAGCGGCCCGCGGAGTGGCCGCGGCGCTCACCGCCGAGGGCGCGGAGGTGACGGTCGTCAGCCGCGATCCCGCGAAGCGCGCCGCGTGGGCGGGACACCTCGCGCGGCGCGTCGTCGGCTGGGACGATCCGGAGCTGGCGAGCGTGACCTCCTCCGCGCGTCTCGTCGTCCAGGCGACTCCCCTCGGCATGGCGCCGTACGAGAGCGCGCTCCCTCCGCTCCCGCTGGAGGCGGTGGGCCCGGGTCACCGCGCCGTCGACCTCGTCTACGAGCCGTGGGAGACGCCTTTCCTCGCCGCCGTGCGGGACCGCGGGGCCGCCGCGATCAACGGCTGGCCGATGCTCGTCCACCAGGCGGCCCGGGCGGCGCTGCTGTGGGGCGGCCCGGCCGCGGCCGGACGGCTGCTCGCCGCCGCCCGCGAACTCGAGGCCCGCGATCCGTTCCGTGCCGGGGCGTGAGAACCACGGGAGGAGCCCGGGCGGCCGCGCTTCGGACCGAACCGCCACCGGTGCGCCACGGGGGGACCGGTGCGGCCGGGCATCCCCGAAACGCCTCGTTCGAGCGCCGCTGGTAGGATAGGGCGCCATGCCGACGACCCCGAGCGCACGGGAGGCCGACCCCGAGAGGGTGTCCGCGCCCG
The nucleotide sequence above comes from Acidobacteriota bacterium. Encoded proteins:
- a CDS encoding anthranilate synthase component I family protein, with product MQPPFDIAADLDTPVSAYRKLAPFRPRFLLESVEGGERLARYSFIGFGDGLEVRLHAGGLTVGGKSRPRPGGAGELLSALRDALARAPKPGAGLSGVPFTGGLVGCAAYDLVRFFEPLPEPAHKPPAGPDALFFAPRSVLVFDHLTRRAALLHDGPESDRAALRKEVIAALRSAVPPSSPGAKHAPPEPSLSPAAFREAVRRAKGHIAAGDVYQLVLSVRFEGACDVVPFEVYRALRLLNPSPYMYFLETGEAAIVGSSPEALVRLQGRQAALRPIAGTRPRGADDEEDARLERELLADEKEAAEHVMLVDLARNDLGRVAVGGSVRVDPYRTIERYSHVMHLVSGVRGVLAPDKDAFDLFAASFPAGTVVGAPKVRAMQLIDEIEPVRRGFYAGTVGYFGAGGGMDQAIAIRTIVLSQGRYRYQAGAGIVADSDPAREHEEVLAKSAALESALVLAEEGL
- a CDS encoding aminodeoxychorismate/anthranilate synthase component II, whose product is MLLIDNYDSFTYNLVQALLVLGARVTVRRNDAIDVEGALALDPTHVVISPGPGRPEHAGVTPAVIEAFLGRRPLLGVCLGHQALAHVLGGRITRAQRLMHGKASPVYHDGRTLYQGLPNPFEAGRYHSLAVREEDLPADLAVTAYTSDGEVMGVRHKTFPAEGVQFHPESVLTPEGDRLLRNFLDLEPAEGSGR
- the trpD gene encoding anthranilate phosphoribosyltransferase; its protein translation is MTGLLDRLLDGARLSEAEAAALLRRLADETTPPAVSGAVLAALRLRGVTAAELRGFARAMRELARRPAIARDGCADVVGTGGDGSGSLNLSTGTALLAAACGVPVVKHGNRSISSRCGSADVLEALGLPLPLDEEAAAACLEETGFTFLFAPHYHPAMRAIGPVRRALGVRTVFNILGPLTNPAAPAYHLIGAYDAKIARLMAEALSGLPIARGFVVHGAAGWDEPTPIGPFLLFDVRPGKVEERRVDPLDLGVARCAPADLAGGDARENAVRLRAALRGEEGGAHLDALVLGAGLVLELTGREPDLGAGMERARAAVADGAAARLLEAIADFGRRVA
- a CDS encoding phosphoribosylanthranilate isomerase, which translates into the protein MHVRVKICGITDAAALRAAVEGGADAVGFVFAGSPRAVIPHVAAALADSLPPYVSPVAVFARPTREELSAVLEVFRPDWIQADFEAEGGVPPRYRSRFLPVFRARPGIEEEVERYLGASPPAGGAFVLDGPVSGSGEPVDWETASRLARRAPLVLAGGLTPENVGEAIRTVRPYAVDVSSGVESEPGRKDPAKIAAFLEAVREAERELRGEQA
- the trpB gene encoding tryptophan synthase subunit beta is translated as MIARPRIAAAERERLLAELVEGRLPDERGRFGPFGGRFVPETLMPALQRIEEGARRLLGDPGFRSELEGELRAWVGRPTPLTPARRLGEAWGCDLWLKREDLAHTGAHKINNALGQALIARHVGARRVVAETGAGQHGVAAAAACARVGLPCRVYMGAVDVERQAPNVDRMERLGAEVVPVRTGDATLRAAIDEALRDWVSDPEETYYLLGSAVGPHPYPWLVRELQAVIGREARDQMLREAGRLPDAAVACVGGGSNAIGLFHPFLGDRDVDLVGVEAGGRSEGLGAHAATVVRGTPGVLHGSYSLLLQTEEGQVVETHSISAGLDYPGVGPEHALLAAIGRVTYVTATDEEALEALEACCRHEGIVPALESAHALAGARRLAGARPGAVLLVGLSGRGDKDLPALARRRRGGEG
- a CDS encoding tryptophan synthase subunit alpha, with the protein product MNGGARIERAIRSASPALVAFLTGGFPDRERFAALLPRMREAADLVEVGVPFSDPMADGVTIQRSSRAALERGANLDTILRAVADSGGRAPVLLMSYLNPLLAAGFEALARRAAEAGVSGFIVPDLPLEESQPLREALAGAGLGLVQLVTPVTPPPRLERLCRASDGFVYAVTVTGTTGGTAARDPASWHRLNSYLDRVRAVSPRPVCAGFGIRTPEHAAALGAHADGLIVGSALIEEIEAGRDPVRFVEDLRAALDRPRRPER
- the aroF gene encoding 3-deoxy-7-phosphoheptulonate synthase, encoding MIAVLEKGCPLKLKADVVRFVEGQGYRVQVSETPEGPLVGVVGQGAEALAEALAAMPGVVEVRPVAPPYPLVSREHHPEPTVVKVGGVAIGGEQVVAMAGPCSVESKEQLLATARHVAAAGARVLRGGAFKPRSSPYSFQGLGERGLELLAMAREATGLAVVTEVLAPEDVDLVARYADILQVGARNMQNFRLLSAVGGQPHPVLLKRGMMATIEELLMAAEYIVAAGNPRVILCERGIRTFEKVTRNTFDVAAVPVLKERTHLPVIVDPSHACGLREFVIPLARAGIAAGADGFIVEVHPDPDSALSDGRQSLTFAQFDELMAEVDRVARAVGRTLAPALG
- the aroA gene encoding 3-phosphoshikimate 1-carboxyvinyltransferase, with product MAAHGTIRLEPAERILGRLSVPGDKSISHRALLFAAVAGGRSRIRGLSPGADVASTRRAVARLGIAVREEGGDVLVEGSGWRGLDRDPGLPALELDCGNSGTTARLLLGLLAGRRGRFRLHGDASLSRRPMDRVLRPLARFGLDPPSATTLPVEIVGTRLRGARVDAEVPSAQVKGALLLAALQAEGESEIRVPGRSRDHTERMLAALGAPVRTAGDGRIFRVAGGGADLEPFDLAVPGDPSSAAFFVALACARPGSELVVEGVSLNPTRLGFVRLLRRMGASIEQIPGPERAIEPAGTLVARGGRLHGIAIDAGDVADAIDEIPLLAVVAAAADGETVIRGAAELRLKESDRIRATAALLRAAGARAEEFEDGLAVRGGSLRGGGEVDAAGDHRIAMSAAVAAALAERPLSLRGAEWVSISYPSFFEDLARLTR
- a CDS encoding shikimate dehydrogenase, whose amino-acid sequence is MLRIALFGHPVGHSRSAELFGALAAAGGPPVDYRPVDVPPGGLQEAFERLRAGEWDGANVTIPHKVEACRLADELDAAARAAGAANVLVRRAGRIAAANTDGAGFLDALRLFPELGSLRGLSVLILGAGGAARGVAAALTAEGAEVTVVSRDPAKRAAWAGHLARRVVGWDDPELASVTSSARLVVQATPLGMAPYESALPPLPLEAVGPGHRAVDLVYEPWETPFLAAVRDRGAAAINGWPMLVHQAARAALLWGGPAAAGRLLAAARELEARDPFRAGA